From Amycolatopsis cihanbeyliensis, a single genomic window includes:
- a CDS encoding acyltransferase family protein produces the protein MAAIPELAAPEVRAENASKVSARYLSWDAIRVLGIGAVLAFHATFLAPVNLSGLDPLPAPLRMDFPFGAAVLIVVSGYFAAMTIGRQTPVRWWVRRIARLLPAFLVAVLAIFAVTRLLAPADYPQPGLGDLIGNLTLMHLWIPEVRYIDLAHWTVPVQVGAFTAIAVLAFRGRLRGKAATGVLWAVLLVPLAVRGLAMAPGDTPPQWLSVVLDGSGLNRSHLVIAGVIIYRWSKGRMSFGQLFAMLCVILVAHAWHPPNGDSVQAFTLGLVLICVAAYRPAWELPWLDRFARPLRWLAGISYGVYLMHYTVGTILALRLAELGLRWWVWVPAFTGCAVLLGWALTAWVERPAYRLLTRRLATPS, from the coding sequence GTGGCAGCCATCCCCGAACTCGCCGCGCCCGAGGTGCGCGCGGAGAATGCCTCGAAGGTCTCCGCTCGGTACCTCAGCTGGGACGCCATCCGGGTGCTCGGCATCGGAGCGGTGCTCGCCTTTCACGCCACCTTCCTGGCGCCGGTCAACCTGTCCGGGCTCGACCCGTTGCCCGCGCCGTTGCGGATGGACTTCCCCTTCGGTGCCGCGGTGCTGATCGTCGTCTCCGGGTACTTCGCCGCCATGACGATCGGCAGGCAGACCCCGGTGCGCTGGTGGGTGCGCCGGATCGCCCGGTTACTGCCCGCGTTCCTCGTCGCCGTACTGGCGATCTTCGCTGTCACCCGGTTGCTCGCCCCCGCGGACTACCCGCAGCCCGGCCTCGGTGACCTGATCGGCAACCTCACGCTGATGCACCTCTGGATCCCCGAGGTGCGGTACATCGACCTCGCGCACTGGACGGTGCCGGTCCAGGTCGGTGCGTTCACCGCGATCGCGGTGCTGGCGTTCCGCGGCAGGCTCAGGGGCAAGGCGGCCACCGGGGTGCTGTGGGCCGTGCTGCTGGTGCCGCTCGCCGTGCGCGGGCTGGCCATGGCGCCGGGGGACACCCCGCCGCAGTGGCTGAGCGTGGTGCTGGACGGCAGCGGGCTGAACCGCTCGCATCTGGTGATCGCGGGCGTGATCATCTACCGCTGGTCCAAGGGCCGGATGAGTTTCGGGCAGCTGTTCGCCATGCTCTGCGTGATCCTGGTGGCGCACGCCTGGCATCCACCGAACGGGGACTCGGTGCAGGCCTTCACCCTCGGGCTGGTGCTGATCTGCGTCGCGGCCTACCGGCCGGCCTGGGAGCTGCCGTGGCTCGACCGGTTCGCCCGGCCGCTGCGCTGGCTGGCCGGCATCTCCTACGGCGTGTACCTGATGCACTACACGGTCGGCACGATCCTCGCGCTCCGGCTGGCCGAGCTCGGGTTGCGCTGGTGGGTGTGGGTGCCCGCGTTCACCGGCTGCGCGGTGTTGCTCGGCTGGGCGTTGACGGCCTGGGTGGAACGCCCCGCCTACCGGCTGCTCACCCGGCGACTGGCCACCCCGTCCTGA
- the metK gene encoding methionine adenosyltransferase produces the protein MSASNRRLFTSESVTEGHPDKICDAISDAVLDALLADDPRSRVAVETMITTGQVHVAGEVTTEAYADIPKIVRDKILEIGYDSSAKGFDGNSCGVNVAIGSQSPDIAQGVDTAYEVRAGEQPRREGPQREDTAEIDRQGAGDQGLMFGYACSDTPELLPLPIALAHRLSRRLAAVRKDGVLPYLRPDGKTQVTIEYAGEQPVRLDTVVVSSQHAEGIDLDTMLGVDVREQVVGPVVHDLGWDVADTRLLVNPTGRFVIGGPMGDAGLTGRKIIVDTYGGMARHGGGAFSGKDPSKVDRSATYAMRWVAKNVVAAGLAGRIEVQVAYAIGKASPVGLFVETFGTETVDPAKIQAAITEVFDLRPAAIIRDLDLLRPIYAQTASYGHFGRPELDLPWERTDRAAALRSATGA, from the coding sequence GTGAGCGCGTCGAACCGCAGGTTGTTCACGTCGGAGTCGGTGACGGAGGGGCACCCGGACAAGATCTGCGACGCGATCAGCGACGCCGTCCTGGACGCGCTGCTGGCCGACGATCCGCGCAGCCGGGTCGCGGTGGAAACCATGATCACCACCGGCCAGGTGCACGTGGCGGGCGAGGTGACCACCGAGGCGTACGCGGATATCCCGAAGATCGTGCGGGACAAGATCCTGGAGATCGGGTACGACTCCTCGGCCAAGGGGTTCGACGGCAACTCGTGCGGGGTGAACGTGGCCATCGGCTCGCAGTCCCCGGACATCGCGCAGGGCGTGGACACCGCCTACGAGGTCCGGGCTGGAGAACAGCCCCGGCGGGAAGGTCCCCAGAGGGAAGACACAGCCGAGATCGACAGGCAGGGCGCGGGCGACCAGGGGCTGATGTTCGGTTACGCCTGTTCGGACACCCCGGAGTTGCTGCCGTTGCCGATCGCGCTGGCGCACCGGTTGTCCCGGCGGCTCGCCGCGGTGCGCAAGGACGGGGTGCTGCCCTACCTGCGCCCGGACGGCAAGACCCAGGTGACCATCGAGTACGCGGGGGAGCAGCCGGTGCGGCTGGACACCGTGGTGGTCTCCAGCCAGCACGCCGAGGGCATCGACCTGGACACCATGCTCGGGGTGGATGTGCGGGAGCAGGTCGTCGGCCCGGTGGTGCACGATCTCGGCTGGGACGTGGCCGACACCCGCCTCCTGGTCAACCCGACCGGGCGGTTCGTGATCGGTGGGCCGATGGGGGACGCGGGCCTGACCGGCCGCAAGATCATCGTGGACACCTACGGCGGGATGGCCCGGCACGGTGGCGGCGCCTTCTCCGGCAAGGACCCTTCCAAGGTGGACCGTTCGGCGACCTACGCGATGCGCTGGGTGGCGAAGAACGTGGTGGCGGCGGGGCTGGCCGGGCGGATCGAGGTGCAGGTGGCCTACGCGATCGGCAAGGCCTCCCCGGTCGGGCTGTTCGTGGAGACCTTCGGCACCGAGACCGTGGACCCGGCGAAGATCCAGGCCGCCATCACCGAGGTGTTCGACCTGCGCCCGGCCGCGATCATCCGGGACCTGGACCTGCTGCGCCCGATCTACGCGCAGACGGCCTCCTACGGCCACTTCGGTCGCCCCGAGCTGGACCTGCCGTGGGAGCGCACCGATCGGGCGGCCGCGCTCCGCTCCGCCACCGGCGCCTGA
- the rpoZ gene encoding DNA-directed RNA polymerase subunit omega has product MTAITLGAQGEALEGITNPPIDDLLDKVSSKYALVIYSAKRARQINDYYAQLGEGLLEYVGPLVEPGPREKPLSIALREIHAGLLEHTEGE; this is encoded by the coding sequence GTGACCGCGATTACGCTGGGTGCCCAGGGCGAGGCGTTGGAGGGCATCACCAACCCGCCGATCGACGACCTGCTGGACAAGGTCAGCTCCAAGTACGCCCTGGTAATCTACTCGGCCAAGCGGGCGCGCCAGATCAACGACTACTACGCGCAGCTCGGTGAGGGGTTGCTGGAGTACGTCGGGCCGCTGGTGGAGCCGGGGCCGAGGGAGAAGCCGCTGTCCATCGCGCTGCGCGAGATCCACGCCGGGCTGCTCGAGCACACCGAGGGCGAGTGA
- the gmk gene encoding guanylate kinase: MSDARIGATGHQGEPVAGKQSRHRLTVVSGPSGVGKSSVVGELRRLNPEIYFSVSVTTRAPRPGEVDGRHYHFVDRARFQEMAARGDLLEHAEFAGNRYGTPRAPVEEALRAGRPAVLEIELQGARQVRAAMPDARLVMLVPPSWGELVGRLTGRGTEQDDAVRARLVEAERELAAAGEFDTTVVNADVRVAARELLDLMTGEDFQTVDVVDSDDDSEQS, encoded by the coding sequence GTGAGCGACGCACGAATCGGCGCCACAGGGCACCAGGGTGAGCCGGTGGCCGGGAAACAGTCCCGGCACCGGCTCACCGTCGTGTCGGGCCCCTCCGGCGTCGGCAAGTCCAGCGTCGTGGGCGAGCTGCGCCGGCTGAACCCGGAGATCTACTTCAGCGTCTCGGTGACCACCCGCGCACCCCGCCCCGGCGAGGTGGACGGGCGGCACTACCACTTCGTCGACCGGGCGCGGTTCCAGGAGATGGCCGCCCGCGGCGACCTGCTCGAACATGCCGAGTTCGCGGGGAACCGCTACGGCACCCCGCGAGCCCCGGTGGAGGAGGCCCTGCGGGCCGGGCGGCCCGCGGTGCTGGAGATCGAGCTGCAGGGCGCCCGCCAGGTTCGCGCGGCCATGCCGGACGCGCGGCTGGTGATGCTGGTGCCGCCGTCCTGGGGCGAGCTGGTCGGCAGGCTGACCGGCCGGGGCACCGAGCAGGACGATGCGGTGCGTGCCCGGCTCGTCGAGGCCGAGCGTGAGCTGGCCGCGGCGGGGGAGTTCGACACCACGGTGGTGAACGCCGACGTGCGGGTGGCCGCACGGGAGTTGCTAGACTTGATGACCGGCGAAGATTTCCAGACTGTGGACGTCGTCGACAGCGACGACGATTCCGAACAGTCGTGA
- the mihF gene encoding integration host factor, actinobacterial type has product MALPQLTEEQRAAALEKAAAARRARAELKERLKRGGTTLADVLKQADEDEVLGKMKVSALLEALPGVGKVRAQQTMERLEIATSRRLRGLGDRQRKALLAEFSGE; this is encoded by the coding sequence GTGGCACTTCCCCAGCTCACCGAGGAACAGCGTGCTGCGGCGCTGGAGAAGGCCGCTGCCGCCCGTCGCGCCCGCGCGGAGCTCAAGGAGCGACTCAAGCGGGGCGGCACGACCCTTGCCGATGTCCTCAAGCAGGCTGACGAGGACGAGGTCCTCGGCAAGATGAAGGTGTCTGCCCTGCTCGAGGCTCTTCCCGGCGTCGGCAAGGTGCGCGCGCAGCAGACCATGGAGCGTCTCGAGATCGCCACCAGCCGCCGCCTGCGCGGCCTCGGCGACCGGCAGCGGAAGGCGCTGCTCGCCGAGTTCAGCGGCGAGTGA
- the coaBC gene encoding bifunctional phosphopantothenoylcysteine decarboxylase/phosphopantothenate--cysteine ligase CoaBC: MTEPDSGKPRVVLGVGGGIAAYKACEVLRGLTESGHDVRVVPTESALRFVGAATFEALSGHPVHTGVFTEVPEVQHVRVGKEADLVLVVPATADLLAKAAHGLADDLLTNTLLTARCPVAFFPAMHTEMWEHPATRDNVALLRSRGLVVAEPDAGRLTGVDTGKGRLTDPREIVDLARLLLAEPSALPRDLEGLRVVVSAGGTREPLDPVRYLGNRSSGKQGYALARVAAQRGAEVTLVAAHTVALPDPAGARLVPVSTAEELRAAMHRAAERADVVVMAAAVADFRPDQLAAHKIKKRDGEPDPTITLARNPDILAELVAGRRAGQTIVGFAAETGDERGGVLDHARTKFKRKGSDLLVVNAVGQGRAFEVEDNAGWLLSANGDERPVPLGSKAQLAAAMWDAVVRFRRS; encoded by the coding sequence GTGACCGAGCCGGATTCCGGCAAACCTCGCGTCGTCCTCGGCGTAGGCGGCGGGATCGCCGCCTACAAGGCCTGCGAGGTACTGCGTGGGCTGACCGAGTCGGGCCATGACGTCCGGGTCGTGCCCACCGAGTCGGCGCTGCGGTTCGTCGGCGCCGCTACCTTCGAGGCACTGTCCGGGCACCCCGTGCACACCGGGGTGTTCACCGAGGTGCCCGAGGTGCAGCACGTGCGGGTCGGCAAGGAGGCCGACCTGGTGTTGGTCGTCCCGGCGACGGCCGACCTGCTGGCGAAGGCCGCGCACGGGCTCGCCGACGACCTGCTGACCAACACCCTGCTCACCGCCCGCTGCCCGGTCGCGTTCTTCCCCGCCATGCACACCGAGATGTGGGAACACCCGGCGACCAGGGACAACGTGGCGCTGCTGCGGTCCCGCGGGCTGGTGGTCGCCGAACCGGACGCGGGCAGGCTGACCGGCGTGGACACCGGTAAGGGCAGGCTCACGGACCCGCGGGAGATCGTGGATCTCGCCAGGCTGCTGCTGGCCGAGCCGTCCGCCCTGCCACGTGACCTGGAGGGTCTGCGCGTGGTGGTGTCCGCGGGCGGCACCCGTGAGCCCCTGGACCCGGTTCGCTACCTCGGCAACCGGTCTTCCGGCAAGCAGGGTTACGCCTTGGCCAGGGTGGCCGCGCAGCGGGGTGCGGAGGTCACCCTGGTGGCCGCGCATACGGTGGCGCTGCCCGATCCCGCCGGGGCACGGCTGGTGCCGGTGTCCACCGCCGAGGAGCTGCGCGCGGCGATGCACCGCGCCGCCGAGCGGGCCGATGTCGTGGTGATGGCCGCCGCCGTGGCCGATTTCCGCCCCGACCAACTGGCCGCGCACAAGATCAAGAAGCGGGACGGCGAGCCGGACCCGACCATCACCCTCGCCCGGAACCCGGACATCCTGGCCGAGCTGGTCGCCGGGCGGCGCGCGGGCCAGACCATCGTGGGCTTCGCCGCGGAGACCGGCGACGAGCGGGGTGGGGTGCTGGATCACGCCAGGACCAAGTTCAAGCGCAAGGGCAGTGACCTCCTCGTGGTCAACGCGGTCGGCCAGGGCAGGGCCTTCGAGGTCGAGGACAACGCGGGCTGGCTGTTGTCCGCGAACGGCGACGAGCGGCCCGTCCCGCTCGGCAGCAAGGCACAACTGGCGGCCGCGATGTGGGACGCGGTGGTGCGCTTCCGGCGGAGCTGA
- a CDS encoding primosomal protein N', with amino-acid sequence MTSPEPTPLWDLPSPAPKPDPPRKAAAGRKRGAGRKGQRQPAETDPVARVIVDVPLAHLDRTFDYRVPRELDDAAVPGCRVRVRFAGQLVDGFLVERGADTEHTGTLAFLERVTSSEPVLPPRLAALCRAVAQRYGGTLIDVLRLALPPRHAKVEGEPAREPAATPPRPAETGWPRYPRGPVLAEALGTGRAAHAVWQALPGEDWPARLAELAATVAATGRGALLVVPDHRDVARLHVACAERVGERAVVALSADLGPAERYRRWLAVLRGAVRVVVGTRAAMFAPVVDTGLFVVWDDGDDLHVDPHMPYPHVRDVLMLRAHTEGASLLVAGFARTAEAQLLLESGWAHPVLADRERVRAESPRVTAFGEDFDLARDQAARAARLPAVAFEAARAALAAGAPVLVQVPRRGYVPGLACGRCRGPVRCRRCAGPLMLPGGTGGSAAGPPSCRWCGVPDSSFRCAACGSDRLRAVVVGAKRTAEELGRAFPGVPVRTSGASEVLSTVEAEPALVVCTPGAEPVAEGGYGTALLLDGWALLGRQDLRAAEETLRRWMTAAALVRRGTRGGRVVVGADAALSPVQALVRWDPGWHAERELAERTELGFPPAVRMASLEGSPDALAGLLAEIGLPPSAELLGPVPLGEPDAEGRTERERALVRVPRQDGNALAAAMHAAAALRSARKDPEPVRMQLDPLELI; translated from the coding sequence GTGACCAGCCCCGAGCCGACCCCGCTGTGGGACCTGCCGAGTCCCGCGCCGAAGCCCGACCCGCCGCGCAAGGCCGCGGCGGGCCGCAAGCGCGGGGCCGGCCGCAAGGGGCAGCGGCAGCCTGCGGAGACCGACCCGGTGGCCAGGGTGATCGTCGATGTGCCCCTGGCGCACCTGGACCGCACCTTCGACTACCGGGTGCCGCGGGAACTGGACGACGCCGCGGTGCCGGGATGCCGGGTGCGGGTGCGGTTCGCCGGCCAGCTGGTGGACGGGTTCCTGGTGGAGCGGGGCGCGGACACCGAGCACACCGGCACCCTCGCCTTCCTGGAGCGGGTGACCTCGAGTGAACCGGTGCTGCCCCCGCGGCTTGCCGCGCTCTGCCGCGCGGTGGCCCAGCGCTACGGCGGGACGCTGATCGACGTGCTGCGCCTCGCGCTCCCGCCCCGGCACGCCAAGGTCGAAGGCGAACCGGCCAGGGAGCCCGCGGCCACCCCGCCGCGGCCGGCCGAGACAGGGTGGCCGCGCTACCCGCGCGGCCCTGTCCTGGCCGAGGCGCTGGGCACCGGCCGCGCGGCGCACGCCGTCTGGCAGGCCCTGCCCGGGGAGGACTGGCCCGCCCGGCTGGCCGAGCTGGCCGCGACCGTCGCCGCGACCGGCCGGGGCGCGCTGCTGGTGGTGCCCGATCATCGCGATGTGGCCAGGCTGCACGTGGCCTGCGCCGAGCGGGTGGGTGAGCGGGCCGTGGTCGCTCTTTCGGCCGACCTGGGGCCCGCCGAGCGCTACCGGCGCTGGCTCGCCGTCCTGCGCGGTGCGGTCCGGGTGGTGGTCGGTACCAGGGCGGCCATGTTCGCGCCGGTCGTCGACACCGGCCTCTTCGTGGTCTGGGACGACGGGGACGACCTGCACGTCGACCCGCATATGCCGTACCCGCACGTGCGGGACGTGCTGATGCTGCGCGCGCACACCGAGGGCGCCTCGTTGCTGGTCGCGGGGTTCGCCCGCACCGCGGAGGCGCAGCTGTTGCTGGAGTCGGGGTGGGCGCATCCGGTGCTCGCCGACCGGGAAAGGGTGCGCGCCGAGTCACCTCGGGTGACGGCGTTCGGCGAGGACTTCGACCTGGCGCGGGACCAGGCCGCGCGAGCCGCCCGGCTGCCCGCGGTGGCGTTCGAGGCCGCCCGCGCGGCGCTGGCCGCGGGGGCACCGGTACTGGTGCAGGTTCCGCGGCGCGGCTACGTGCCCGGGTTGGCCTGCGGCCGGTGCCGCGGCCCCGTCCGCTGTCGCCGCTGCGCGGGCCCGCTGATGCTGCCCGGTGGGACCGGTGGCTCCGCGGCAGGCCCGCCGAGTTGCCGGTGGTGCGGCGTCCCCGACTCGAGTTTCCGGTGCGCAGCCTGCGGCTCCGACCGGCTGCGTGCGGTGGTGGTCGGCGCGAAGCGAACCGCGGAGGAACTCGGCAGGGCGTTCCCCGGGGTTCCCGTACGCACCTCGGGTGCCAGCGAGGTGCTGTCCACCGTCGAGGCCGAACCGGCGCTGGTGGTGTGCACCCCCGGCGCCGAGCCGGTGGCCGAGGGCGGCTACGGCACGGCCTTGCTGCTGGACGGCTGGGCCCTGCTCGGCAGGCAGGACCTGCGCGCCGCCGAGGAGACGCTGCGCAGGTGGATGACCGCGGCCGCACTGGTGCGCAGGGGGACCCGCGGCGGCAGGGTGGTGGTCGGCGCGGACGCCGCGCTGTCGCCGGTGCAGGCGCTCGTCCGGTGGGACCCCGGTTGGCATGCCGAGCGTGAACTGGCCGAGCGCACCGAGCTCGGCTTCCCGCCCGCCGTGCGGATGGCCAGCCTGGAGGGCTCGCCGGACGCGCTGGCGGGCCTGCTGGCGGAGATCGGCCTGCCGCCCTCGGCCGAGCTGCTCGGCCCGGTCCCGCTCGGGGAGCCGGACGCCGAGGGGCGCACCGAACGGGAACGCGCGCTGGTGCGAGTACCGCGGCAGGACGGCAACGCCCTTGCCGCCGCGATGCACGCGGCCGCCGCGCTGCGCAGCGCGCGTAAGGATCCCGAGCCGGTACGGATGCAGCTGGATCCGCTCGAGCTCATCTGA
- the pyrF gene encoding orotidine-5'-phosphate decarboxylase translates to MSGRFGARLAEAVAARGALCAGVDPHPGLLAAWGLPADPGGLERFALTATEVLAERVAVVKPQSAFFEAYGARGIAVLERVVASARQGGALVLLDVKRGDIGSTMAAYAAAYLAEGTLGADAVTVSPYLGFEALTPALEAGKGAFVLARTSNPEGAAVQTARLADGRTVAQSIVDAAAERNADAAPLGDVGVVVGATVDPAELDLSRLHGPVLAPGFGAQGATVADLRRVFGPGLPGVLPASSREILRHGPDPVALREAVRRTQAILET, encoded by the coding sequence GTGAGCGGCCGGTTCGGCGCGCGGCTGGCCGAGGCGGTGGCCGCACGCGGGGCGCTGTGCGCGGGGGTGGACCCCCATCCCGGGCTGCTGGCGGCCTGGGGCCTGCCTGCCGACCCCGGCGGCCTGGAGCGGTTCGCGCTGACCGCCACCGAGGTGCTGGCCGAGCGGGTGGCGGTGGTCAAACCGCAGTCGGCCTTCTTCGAGGCGTACGGCGCGCGGGGGATCGCGGTACTGGAGCGGGTGGTGGCATCGGCCCGGCAGGGCGGCGCACTGGTGCTGCTGGACGTCAAACGTGGCGACATCGGCTCCACCATGGCCGCCTACGCGGCGGCCTACCTCGCCGAGGGGACGCTGGGGGCCGATGCGGTCACGGTGTCGCCCTACCTCGGCTTCGAGGCGCTGACGCCCGCGCTGGAGGCAGGCAAGGGAGCGTTCGTGCTGGCGCGTACCTCCAACCCGGAGGGCGCCGCGGTGCAGACCGCGCGGCTGGCCGACGGCCGCACGGTGGCCCAGTCGATCGTGGACGCCGCGGCGGAGCGCAACGCGGACGCCGCCCCGCTGGGCGATGTGGGCGTCGTCGTGGGTGCCACGGTGGATCCGGCCGAACTGGACCTCAGCCGGCTGCACGGCCCCGTCCTGGCTCCCGGATTCGGTGCCCAGGGCGCCACCGTGGCCGACCTGCGCCGGGTCTTCGGTCCCGGCCTGCCAGGAGTGCTGCCCGCCTCGTCCAGGGAGATCCTGCGGCACGGGCCTGATCCGGTCGCGCTGCGTGAAGCCGTACGGCGTACGCAAGCAATTCTGGAAACTTGA